In a single window of the Littorina saxatilis isolate snail1 linkage group LG5, US_GU_Lsax_2.0, whole genome shotgun sequence genome:
- the LOC138967837 gene encoding uncharacterized protein FLJ40521-like produces MHRAPSQSTCHHAQGTKPVDLSPSTGLLASGPVTMHRAPSQSACHHAQGSKPVDLSPCTGLQASGPVTMHRAPSQSTCHHAQGSKPVDLSPCTGLQTSRPVTMHRAPSQWTCHHAQGSKPIGLSPCTGLQASRPVTMHRAPSQSTCHHAQGSKPVDLSPCTGLQASGPVTMHKAPSQSACHHAQGSKPVDLSPCTGLQASRPVTMHRAPSQSTCHHAQGSKPVDLSPCTGLQASRPCTGLQASRPVTMHRAPSQSTCHHAQGSKPVDHAQGSKPVDLSPCTGLQASRPVTMHRAPSQSACHHAQGSKPVDLSPCTGLQASRPVTMHKAPSQSACHHAQGSKPVDLSPCTGLQASRPVTMHKAPSQSTCHHAQGSKPVDLSPCTRLQASRPVTMHKAPSQSTCHHAQGSKPVDLSPCTRLQASRPVTMHKAPSQSTCHHAQGSKPVDLQPCTGLQTSRPATMHRAPNQSTCHHAQGSKPVDLSPCTGLQASRPVTKHRAPSQSTCHHAQGSKPVDLSPCTGLQASRPVTMHRAQSQSTCHHAQGSKPVDLSPCTGLQASRPVTMHRAPSQSICHHAQGSKPVDLSPSTGLQASRPVTKHRAPSQSTCHHAQGSKPVDLSPCTGLQASRPVTMHRAPSQSTCHHAQGSKPVDHAQGSKPVDQAQGSKPVDQAQGSKPVDHAQGSKPVDQAQGSKPVDQAQGSKPVDQAQGSKPVDLSPCTGLQASRPVTMHRAPSQSTCHHAQGSKPVDLSPCTGLPIVRVPASNTQ; encoded by the coding sequence ATGCACAGGGCTCCAAGCCAGTCGACCTGTCACCATGCACAGGGCACCAAGCCAGTCGACCTGTCACCAAGCACAGGGCTCCTAGCCAGTGGACCTGTCACCATGCACAGGGCTCCAAGCCAGTCGGCCTGTCACCACGCACAAGGCTCCAAGCCAGTCGACCTGTCACCATGCACAGGGCTCCAAGCCAGTGGACCTGTCACCATGCACAGGGCTCCAAGCCAGTCGACCTGTCACCATGCACAGGGCTCCAAGCCAGTCGACCTGTCACCATGCACAGGGCTCCAAACCAGTCGACCTGTCACCATGCACAGGGCTCCAAGCCAGTGGACCTGTCACCATGCACAGGGCTCCAAGCCAATCGGCCTGTCACCATGCACAGGGCTCCAAGCCAGTCGACCTGTTACCATGCACAGGGCTCCAAGCCAGTCGACCTGTCACCATGCACAGGGCTCCAAGCCAGTGGACCTGTCACCATGCACAGGGCTCCAAGCCAGTGGACCTGTCACCATGCACAAGGCTCCAAGCCAGTCGGCCTGTCACCATGCACAGGGCTCCAAGCCAGTCGACCTGTCACCATGCACAGGGCTCCAAGCCAGTCGACCTGTCACCATGCACAGGGCTCCAAGCCAGTCGACCTGTCACCATGCACAGGGCTCCAAGCCAGTCGACCTGTCACCATGCACAGGGCTCCAAGCCAGTCGACCATGCACAGGGCTCCAAGCCAGTCGACCTGTCACCATGCACAGGGCTCCAAGCCAGTCGACCTGTCACCATGCACAGGGCTCCAAGCCAGTCGACCATGCACAGGGCTCCAAGCCAGTCGACCTGTCACCATGCACAGGGCTCCAAGCCAGTCGACCTGTCACCATGCACAGGGCTCCAAGCCAGTCGGCCTGTCACCATGCACAAGGCTCCAAGCCAGTCGACCTGTCACCATGCACAGGGCTCCAAGCCAGTCGGCCTGTCACCATGCACAAGGCTCCAAGCCAGTCGGCCTGTCACCATGCACAGGGCTCCAAGCCAGTCGACCTGTCACCATGCACAGGGCTCCAAGCCAGTCGGCCTGTCACCATGCACAAGGCTCCAAGCCAGTCGACCTGTCACCATGCACAAGGCTCCAAGCCCGTCGACCTGTCACCATGCACAAGGCTCCAAGCCAGTCGACCTGTCACCATGCACAAGGCTCCAAGCCAGTCGACCTGTCACCATGCACAAGGCTCCAAGCCAGTCGACCTGTCACCATGCACAAGGCTCCAAGCCAGTCGACCTGTCACCATGCACAAGGCTCCAAGCCAGTCGACCTGTCACCATGCACAAGGCTCCAAGCCAGTCGACCTGCAACCATGCACAGGGCTCCAAACCAGTCGACCTGCAACCATGCACAGGGCTCCAAACCAGTCGACCTGTCACCATGCACAGGGCTCCAAGCCAGTCGACCTGTCACCATGCACAGGGCTCCAAGCCAGTCGACCTGTCACCAAGCACAGGGCTCCAAGCCAGTCGACCTGTCACCATGCACAGGGCTCCAAGCCAGTCGACCTGTCACCATGCACAGGGCTCCAAGCCAGTCGACCTGTCACCATGCACAGGGCTCAAAGCCAGTCGACCTGTCACCATGCACAGGGCTCCAAGCCAGTCGACCTGTCACCATGCACAGGGCTCCAAGCCAGTCGACCTGTCACCATGCACAGGGCTCCAAGCCAGTCGATCTGTCACCATGCACAGGGCTCCAAGCCAGTCGACCTGTCACCAAGCACAGGGCTCCAAGCCAGTCGACCTGTCACCAAGCACAGGGCTCCAAGCCAGTCGACCTGTCACCATGCACAGGGCTCCAAGCCAGTCGACCTGTCACCATGCACAGGGCTCCAAGCCAGTCGACCTGTCACCATGCACAGGGCTCCAAGCCAGTCGACCTGTCACCATGCACAGGGCTCCAAGCCAGTCGACCATGCACAGGGCTCCAAGCCAGTCGACCAAGCACAGGGCTCCAAGCCAGTCGACCAAGCACAGGGCTCCAAGCCAGTCGACCATGCACAGGGCTCCAAGCCAGTCGACCAAGCACAGGGCTCCAAGCCAGTCGACCAAGCACAGGGCTCCAAGCCAGTCGACCAAGCACAGGGCTCCAAGCCAGTCGACCTGTCACCATGCACAGGGCTCCAAGCCAGTCGACCTGTCACCATGCACAGGGCTCCAAGCCAGTCGACCTGTCACCATGCACAGGGCTCCAAGCCAGTCGACCTGTCACCATGCACAGGGCTCCCCAttgtgcgcgtccctgcgtccaaTACGCAATAG